The genomic stretch GCCGCTGACGAAGCTGCCGCGGGCGAGCCGCCGGCAGCTGTCGACGGCCTCGGCGGGCCCGACCCAGTGCACCTCGTCGAAGGCGTCGTAGGCGACGTTGCGCGGGTGGATGCTGCTGCCGAGGCCGCGCATCAGGCGGGGTCCGGCGGGCTGGCCGAAGATGGTGGAGCGGGTGGCGTCGACGCCGATGAGCCTGAGGTGGGGCCAGTGGCGGCGCAGGGGGCCGATCAGGCCCGCGCTGTGCCCTCCGGTGCCGACGCTGCACACCAGGATGTCCAGATGGTCGAGCTGGGTACCGAGTTCGGCGGCGAGGGAGGCGTACCCGGCGGTGTTGTCGGGGTTGTTGTACTGGTCCGGCCAGTAGGCGCCGGGGAGTTCGGCGAGCAGCTCACGCAGCCGGGCGAGCCGTGCGGCCTGCCAGCCGCCCTGTGCGGCGGGGCGGTCGGCGAGTTCCAGGCGGACGCCGTGGGCGCGCAGCAACTGGCGCATGGACGGCTCCAGTTCACTGTCGCCGACCAGCACGATCGGATGCCCGAGCGCCTGCCCGGCGAAGGCGAGCCCGATGCCGAGGGTGCCGGAGGTGGACTCCACCACGGGAGCGCCGGGCACCAGTTCACCGCGCTCCCGGGCACCGAGCAGCATCGACACCGCGGCCCGCGCCTTCATACCGCCCGCGGCGAGCCCTTCCAGCTTGGCCCAGAACCCGGGGTGGGCGCCCGGCAGCCCGGTGGTGATCCGCACGACGGGCGTACGGCCGACCAGATCGAGCAACTCCCGCCGCGCGGCGGGTCGTACGGCGGTCGCGGTCATCGTCGGCCTCCGTCGCAGCGGTACCGGTGGACCACGCCGGGTCCGCCGTCGAGCCAGAAGAAGGGGTACGGTTCCGCGCACACCGCGCTCACCCCGTGCCCGAGGAACCGGGGCAGCACCGCG from Streptomyces davaonensis JCM 4913 encodes the following:
- a CDS encoding PLP-dependent cysteine synthase family protein, translated to MTATAVRPAARRELLDLVGRTPVVRITTGLPGAHPGFWAKLEGLAAGGMKARAAVSMLLGARERGELVPGAPVVESTSGTLGIGLAFAGQALGHPIVLVGDSELEPSMRQLLRAHGVRLELADRPAAQGGWQAARLARLRELLAELPGAYWPDQYNNPDNTAGYASLAAELGTQLDHLDILVCSVGTGGHSAGLIGPLRRHWPHLRLIGVDATRSTIFGQPAGPRLMRGLGSSIHPRNVAYDAFDEVHWVGPAEAVDSCRRLARGSFVSGGWSTGAAARVAAWAARVHPGAVVATVFPDGPHRYLGTVYDDDFAAAHGLDPAGAATRPVEIPHPYAAEATGWARCTRVVDPLKGIR